The Hyalangium gracile genome has a window encoding:
- a CDS encoding S9 family peptidase — translation MSSLISRVVAAVALVPTLALAAPPAAPAKKPEATAPASKPVKPAARPSKQYAIDHFMATTKLAGASFSPDEKKLLFSSNESGIFNAYSVPVSGGKPAALTQSKKESTFAVSYFPNDERILFTHDQGGNEDNHLYVRTPDGKEKDLTPGTKVKAQFFGWKADDYSAFYVLTNERDPKFFDLYKYDVKTYERTLLYQNDAGYQPSDISRDEKWIALDKPRTTADSNIYLYDVAKKELKHITPHQGTAMYSAAEFDPASTALYYLTDDGSEFKRVARYTLATGKSEDVERADWDIMYTYFSRTGAYRVSGINEDGRTVIRLHDMKAGKQVALPQLPEGDITSVAIARSEKRMAFYHNGDRSPSNLYVYDFGTGKATRLTNTLSPHLDAEDLVEAQVVRFKSFDGMEIPNILFKPHQATAENKAPAIVFVHGGPGGQTRKGYSPLIQFLVNHGYVVLGINNRGSSGYGKTFFTADDQKHGKEPLLDCIEAKKYLASLPYVDGSRVGIAGGSYGGYMTLAALAFHPDAFNVGVDIFGVSNWLRTLKSVPPYWESIREALYQEVGNPEKQEQMLRDISPLFHAEKIKRPLLVIQGANDPRVIKPESDEIVQAVQKNKVPVEYVVFPDEGHGFTKKKNEAEAYSRMLGFLEQYLKKSGTSPTN, via the coding sequence ATGTCGTCCCTCATCTCCCGAGTGGTCGCCGCGGTGGCGCTGGTGCCCACCCTGGCCCTGGCCGCACCCCCCGCGGCGCCCGCGAAGAAGCCCGAGGCCACCGCCCCCGCCTCGAAGCCGGTGAAGCCCGCGGCGCGGCCGTCGAAGCAGTACGCCATCGATCACTTCATGGCGACCACGAAGCTGGCCGGCGCCTCCTTCTCCCCGGACGAGAAGAAGCTCCTCTTCTCCTCGAACGAGAGCGGCATCTTCAACGCCTACAGCGTGCCGGTGAGCGGCGGCAAGCCCGCGGCGCTCACGCAGTCCAAGAAGGAGTCCACCTTCGCCGTCAGCTACTTCCCCAATGACGAGCGCATCCTCTTCACCCACGACCAGGGCGGCAACGAGGACAACCACCTCTACGTCCGCACCCCGGATGGCAAGGAGAAGGACCTGACGCCGGGCACCAAGGTCAAGGCCCAGTTCTTCGGCTGGAAGGCGGATGACTACTCGGCCTTCTACGTCCTCACCAACGAGCGGGATCCGAAGTTCTTCGATCTCTACAAGTACGACGTGAAGACGTACGAGCGCACCCTGCTCTACCAGAACGACGCGGGCTACCAGCCGTCCGACATCTCCCGGGACGAGAAGTGGATCGCCCTCGACAAGCCGCGCACCACGGCCGACAGCAACATCTACCTCTATGACGTGGCGAAGAAGGAGCTGAAGCACATCACCCCCCACCAGGGCACGGCGATGTACTCGGCGGCCGAGTTCGATCCGGCCTCCACCGCCCTCTACTACCTCACCGACGATGGCTCGGAGTTCAAGCGCGTGGCCCGCTACACGCTGGCCACCGGCAAGTCGGAGGACGTGGAGCGCGCCGACTGGGACATCATGTACACGTACTTCTCCCGGACGGGCGCCTACCGCGTCTCCGGCATCAACGAGGACGGCCGCACCGTCATCCGGCTCCATGACATGAAGGCCGGCAAGCAGGTGGCGCTGCCGCAGCTGCCCGAGGGAGACATCACCTCGGTGGCCATCGCGCGCAGCGAGAAGCGGATGGCCTTCTACCACAACGGCGATCGCTCCCCGAGCAACCTCTACGTCTACGACTTCGGCACCGGCAAGGCCACGCGCCTGACCAACACGCTGAGCCCGCATCTCGACGCGGAGGACCTGGTGGAGGCGCAGGTGGTGCGCTTCAAGTCCTTCGACGGGATGGAGATCCCCAACATCCTCTTCAAGCCGCACCAGGCCACGGCGGAGAACAAGGCGCCCGCCATCGTCTTCGTGCATGGCGGCCCCGGTGGGCAGACGCGCAAGGGCTACTCGCCGCTCATCCAGTTCCTGGTCAACCACGGCTACGTGGTGCTGGGCATCAACAACCGCGGCAGCTCCGGCTACGGCAAGACGTTCTTCACCGCGGATGATCAAAAGCACGGCAAGGAGCCGCTGCTCGACTGCATCGAGGCCAAGAAGTACCTGGCCAGCCTGCCCTACGTGGACGGCAGCCGCGTCGGCATCGCGGGCGGCAGCTACGGCGGCTACATGACGCTGGCGGCGCTCGCCTTCCACCCGGACGCCTTCAACGTGGGCGTGGACATCTTCGGCGTGTCCAACTGGCTGCGCACGCTCAAGAGCGTGCCGCCCTACTGGGAGTCGATCCGCGAGGCGCTCTACCAGGAGGTGGGCAACCCGGAGAAGCAGGAGCAGATGCTCCGGGACATCTCGCCGCTCTTCCACGCCGAGAAGATCAAGAGGCCGTTGCTCGTCATCCAGGGCGCCAATGATCCGCGCGTCATCAAGCCGGAGTCGGACGAGATCGTCCAGGCGGTGCAGAAGAACAAGGTCCCCGTCGAGTACGTCGTCTTCCCCGATGAGGGCCACGGCTTCACCAAGAAGAAGAACGAGGCGGAGGCCTACTCGCGGATGCTCGGCTTCCTCGAGCAGTACCTGAAGAAGTCCGGCACCTCGCCGACGAACTAG